A window from Herbaspirillum sp. meg3 encodes these proteins:
- a CDS encoding polyhydroxyalkanoate depolymerase, with translation MLYQLHELNRTFLNPLMQWAETSAKLFSDPVSPFAHTPFAQRIAAGYELLYRLGKDYEKPEFQIESTEINGKTVEIIEKVAETKPFCRLIHFRKDLDAKQLAALRQPTVLLVAPLSGHHSTLLRDTVRGLLPNHDVYITDWTDARMVPQDKGSFHLHDYVYYIQDFIRTLGPDVHVISVCQPTVPVLAAIALMASANDPKLPKSMTMMGGPIDARKSPTAVNDLATEKPFSWFENTVIYSVPPNYPGFGRKVYPGFLQHAGFVAMNPRRHAESHWDFYMHLRDGDDESAESHRKFYDEYNAVLDMPAEFYLETIKIVFQDFDLPRGTWEIEGKTVRPQDIKSVALFTIEGELDDISGSGQTQAAQDLCSSIPKSRKQHFTAPKCGHYGIFSGRRWRETICPKIGEFIKANS, from the coding sequence TTCCCCCTTCGCGCATACGCCCTTCGCACAACGCATTGCCGCCGGTTACGAACTGCTCTACCGCCTTGGCAAAGACTACGAAAAACCCGAATTCCAGATCGAATCTACTGAAATCAACGGCAAGACCGTCGAGATCATCGAAAAAGTTGCCGAAACAAAACCATTCTGCCGCCTGATCCACTTCCGCAAGGATCTGGACGCCAAGCAACTGGCCGCGCTGAGGCAACCGACCGTTCTGCTCGTCGCACCGCTGTCAGGCCACCACTCGACGCTGCTGCGCGACACCGTGCGCGGCTTGCTGCCTAACCATGACGTCTACATCACCGACTGGACCGATGCACGCATGGTGCCGCAGGACAAAGGTTCCTTCCACCTGCACGACTACGTTTATTACATACAAGACTTCATCCGCACGCTCGGCCCGGACGTCCACGTGATCTCGGTCTGTCAGCCGACCGTGCCGGTGCTGGCAGCGATCGCCCTGATGGCCAGCGCCAACGATCCCAAGCTGCCCAAGAGCATGACCATGATGGGCGGCCCGATCGATGCGCGCAAATCGCCGACCGCCGTGAACGATCTGGCTACCGAGAAGCCGTTCAGCTGGTTTGAAAACACCGTCATCTACAGTGTGCCGCCGAACTACCCTGGCTTTGGCCGCAAGGTCTATCCCGGCTTCTTGCAGCACGCCGGTTTTGTCGCCATGAACCCGCGCCGCCATGCCGAGAGCCACTGGGACTTCTACATGCATCTGCGCGACGGCGACGACGAGTCCGCGGAAAGCCACCGCAAGTTCTACGACGAGTACAACGCCGTGCTGGACATGCCTGCCGAGTTTTACCTGGAAACCATCAAGATCGTGTTCCAGGACTTCGACCTACCGAGGGGCACATGGGAAATCGAAGGCAAGACCGTGCGCCCGCAAGACATCAAATCCGTTGCGCTCTTTACCATCGAAGGTGAACTGGACGATATCTCCGGCTCCGGCCAGACACAGGCTGCGCAAGACTTGTGTTCGTCGATTCCAAAATCTCGCAAGCAGCACTTCACTGCGCCGAAGTGCGGCCACTACGGGATTTTCTCGGGTCGCCGCTGGCGTGAAACGATCTGTCCAAAAATCGGCGAATTCATCAAAGCGAATTCCTGA
- the rsxB gene encoding electron transport complex subunit RsxB: MSSSAVLSLADQIENLLPQTQCSKCGYPACRPYAEAIAEGSASYNQCPPGGAEGIARLAQLLERPLLPLNPANGIERSRTRAFIDEAVCIGCTLCIQACPVDAIVGAAKQLHTVLTDACTGCDLCVAPCPVDCIAMIEVTPGKTGWDAWSQEQADKARAQHDFRSFRLRREKEENDARLAAKAAAKLKEVESASAQSPEEKAEQDRKKAIIQAAIERARLKKEQAAATGDNPSAKPL; the protein is encoded by the coding sequence GTGTCTTCTTCCGCTGTCCTGTCACTCGCCGACCAGATCGAAAACCTGCTGCCGCAAACCCAATGCAGCAAGTGCGGCTATCCTGCCTGCCGTCCGTATGCAGAAGCCATCGCCGAAGGTAGCGCCTCCTACAATCAATGCCCGCCCGGTGGCGCCGAAGGCATCGCGCGCCTTGCCCAATTGCTGGAGCGCCCGTTGTTGCCGCTCAATCCAGCCAATGGCATTGAGCGCAGCCGTACCCGCGCCTTCATTGATGAGGCGGTTTGCATCGGTTGCACGCTGTGCATCCAGGCCTGCCCTGTCGACGCCATCGTTGGTGCGGCAAAACAATTGCATACGGTACTGACCGACGCCTGCACCGGCTGCGACCTGTGTGTCGCGCCCTGCCCGGTCGACTGCATCGCCATGATCGAGGTGACGCCCGGCAAAACCGGTTGGGACGCATGGTCGCAAGAGCAGGCAGATAAGGCACGCGCACAACACGATTTCCGCAGCTTCCGGCTGCGCCGCGAGAAGGAAGAAAACGATGCCCGCCTCGCCGCCAAAGCCGCTGCGAAACTGAAAGAAGTAGAATCGGCGAGCGCCCAGTCGCCGGAAGAAAAAGCCGAACAAGACCGCAAGAAAGCCATCATCCAGGCCGCGATCGAACGCGCACGCCTGAAGAAGGAACAAGCGGCAGCGACGGGCGACAATCCAAGCGCCAAACCACTTTGA
- the nth gene encoding endonuclease III, protein MNSEKRREIFTRLRQANPTPTTELEYTTPFELLIAVLLSAQATDVSVNKATRKLYPVANTPAKIYKLGVDELIPYIQTIGLFRTKAKNVIETCRILLERHGGEVPQTREELEALPGVGRKTANVVLNTAFGHPTIAVDTHIFRVSNRTGIAPGKDVDEVERKLMKFIAPEFLQDAHHWLILHGRYTCIARKPQCWNCIIADLCEFKQKTPLPQKGV, encoded by the coding sequence ATGAACAGCGAAAAACGCCGCGAAATATTCACCCGTCTGCGTCAAGCCAACCCGACCCCAACCACCGAGCTGGAATACACGACACCGTTCGAGTTGCTGATCGCCGTGCTGCTGTCGGCACAAGCCACCGACGTATCCGTCAACAAGGCCACGCGCAAGCTCTACCCTGTCGCCAATACGCCCGCCAAGATCTATAAACTCGGCGTGGATGAACTGATCCCCTATATCCAGACGATTGGTTTGTTCCGTACCAAGGCAAAGAACGTGATCGAGACTTGCCGCATCTTGCTGGAACGGCACGGCGGCGAAGTCCCGCAGACACGTGAAGAACTGGAAGCATTGCCGGGCGTCGGGCGCAAAACTGCCAACGTCGTGCTCAATACCGCATTCGGTCATCCCACGATTGCCGTCGACACGCATATCTTTCGTGTCTCCAACCGCACCGGCATTGCGCCAGGCAAAGACGTGGATGAAGTTGAGCGCAAGCTGATGAAATTCATCGCACCTGAGTTTTTGCAGGATGCGCACCACTGGCTGATCCTGCACGGCCGCTACACCTGCATCGCGCGCAAGCCGCAATGCTGGAACTGCATCATTGCTGACCTGTGCGAGTTCAAGCAAAAAACGCCGCTGCCGCAAAAAGGCGTCTAA
- a CDS encoding fimbrial protein, with translation MQKSIIASFLAIAALAPAAAFASDGTITINGTVTAQTCTINGGSPNLAVTLPTVSTSALASAGQTATPTPFTIALTACNPNSGNVRAFFETGSNVLATRRLKNNGTATNLEIGLLNTDNTPISIGAASGAQGAASVAISSGNANLTYMAQYVATGTVGAGTVTTSVTYSIEFP, from the coding sequence ATGCAAAAATCGATCATCGCTTCCTTCCTGGCTATCGCTGCCCTGGCTCCTGCTGCTGCCTTCGCTTCCGACGGCACCATCACCATCAACGGCACTGTGACGGCACAAACCTGCACCATCAACGGCGGTAGTCCTAACCTCGCCGTCACGCTGCCAACCGTTTCGACCTCTGCCCTGGCCTCCGCCGGACAAACGGCTACTCCGACGCCTTTCACCATCGCCTTGACTGCTTGTAATCCGAACAGCGGTAATGTGCGCGCTTTCTTTGAAACTGGTTCTAACGTCCTTGCCACGCGCCGCCTGAAGAACAACGGCACGGCAACCAATCTGGAGATCGGCCTGCTGAACACAGATAACACGCCTATCTCAATCGGCGCGGCATCCGGCGCGCAGGGCGCCGCCTCTGTTGCCATCTCCAGCGGCAATGCCAATCTGACTTATATGGCGCAGTACGTGGCTACCGGCACCGTCGGCGCTGGTACCGTCACTACCAGCGTGACGTATTCCATCGAGTTTCCATGA
- a CDS encoding fimbrial protein, whose amino-acid sequence MQKSILKALLTIVALAPLASFAADGTITFSGSITAQTCTINGGTANVAVTLPKVSAAALAVAGAKAGATPFTIALTGCTPASGNVRAFFEVGANVDTTTGLLKNTGTATNVQIGLTNVDGSKITVGAASGAQGTAYVPISSGNANLTYMAQYVATGTAIAGTVTTSVTYTIEFQ is encoded by the coding sequence ATGCAAAAATCGATCCTCAAAGCCCTGCTGACTATCGTTGCTCTGGCTCCACTGGCGTCCTTCGCTGCAGATGGCACGATCACTTTCAGCGGCAGCATCACTGCTCAAACCTGCACGATCAACGGTGGCACAGCAAACGTTGCGGTTACCCTGCCGAAGGTTTCCGCTGCTGCCCTGGCGGTTGCAGGCGCCAAGGCAGGTGCAACGCCTTTCACCATCGCCCTGACAGGCTGCACACCGGCCAGCGGCAACGTCCGCGCCTTCTTTGAAGTCGGTGCCAATGTCGACACCACGACCGGTCTTCTGAAGAACACCGGTACTGCAACGAATGTGCAGATCGGTCTGACAAATGTTGACGGCAGCAAGATCACAGTCGGTGCCGCATCCGGCGCGCAAGGCACCGCTTACGTGCCTATCTCCAGCGGTAACGCCAACCTGACTTACATGGCCCAATACGTAGCAACAGGTACTGCAATTGCTGGTACGGTCACCACCAGCGTGACTTACACCATCGAGTTTCAATAA
- a CDS encoding branched-chain amino acid ABC transporter substrate-binding protein gives MKYRFCTWSLPSQLVSLVCALCLAASPDTFASLRTDKAERAERTEKAGKETQTVLIGYAGPLSGMSSGVGKSMANAAQMAVDEANKRGLQIQGKSIQLQLLLQDDRTNPRTAEFVARYLSKTGVVGVIGHWNSAASLAAAPIYNAAGVIQISPATMSTLYTQQGNRATFRTIGNNSSAGSYTADYAVRVLQTRRILVVDDGTPFGRGFVEQFSRTAKEHGAQIVGTHTVSDKTSDFNPVLVDAEKLRPDAVLFGGLDMQASTLARAIKRRKLQMRFIGASGTVGLPFLRAAGADGNGSIVVEPGLPMDKMPGWKTFEKNYMQKFDSNIDLYAPFAYDAAQVLIAAMRQANSVDPKKVAEVLHDIRFVGMTGPISFNHEGDLINPTFTIYEVQDQSWVVRKVISGSVN, from the coding sequence ATGAAGTACCGGTTTTGCACGTGGAGTCTGCCTTCGCAGCTTGTCTCGCTGGTGTGTGCACTTTGCCTTGCGGCGAGTCCGGACACGTTTGCTTCGCTGAGAACAGACAAAGCAGAAAGAGCTGAAAGAACAGAAAAAGCCGGCAAGGAGACGCAGACCGTACTTATCGGTTACGCCGGGCCGCTGAGCGGTATGTCGTCCGGCGTCGGCAAAAGTATGGCCAACGCCGCCCAAATGGCCGTGGATGAAGCCAACAAGCGTGGCTTGCAGATCCAGGGCAAGTCTATTCAGTTGCAATTGCTGCTACAGGATGACCGTACTAACCCTCGTACGGCGGAATTCGTCGCCCGTTATCTCTCCAAAACCGGCGTGGTCGGCGTGATAGGACATTGGAACAGTGCCGCCAGTCTCGCGGCGGCACCCATCTACAACGCTGCCGGGGTGATCCAGATATCGCCGGCGACGATGAGTACGCTGTACACCCAGCAAGGCAATCGCGCGACCTTTCGCACCATCGGCAACAACAGCAGCGCTGGCAGCTATACCGCCGACTATGCCGTAAGGGTTTTGCAAACCAGGCGCATTCTGGTGGTCGACGACGGTACGCCGTTCGGGCGCGGTTTCGTTGAGCAATTCAGTCGTACAGCCAAAGAGCACGGAGCACAGATCGTGGGCACGCATACGGTCAGCGACAAGACCTCGGATTTTAATCCCGTGCTGGTGGATGCGGAGAAGTTGCGTCCTGACGCAGTGCTGTTCGGTGGCCTGGATATGCAAGCCTCGACACTGGCACGCGCCATCAAACGACGCAAACTGCAGATGCGTTTTATCGGCGCCAGCGGCACTGTCGGCCTGCCGTTTCTGCGAGCCGCAGGAGCGGACGGCAATGGCAGTATCGTGGTGGAGCCGGGGCTGCCGATGGACAAGATGCCAGGTTGGAAGACCTTTGAAAAAAATTACATGCAGAAATTCGACAGCAATATCGACCTGTACGCACCGTTTGCTTACGATGCCGCCCAGGTATTGATTGCCGCCATGCGTCAAGCCAACTCGGTCGATCCGAAGAAGGTGGCGGAGGTGCTGCACGACATTCGCTTTGTCGGGATGACAGGGCCGATTTCGTTTAACCACGAAGGAGATCTTATCAATCCCACTTTTACCATCTACGAAGTGCAGGATCAGAGTTGGGTGGTGCGCAAAGTCATTTCAGGCAGCGTGAACTAG
- a CDS encoding DUF1841 family protein — translation MFNPSQHDVRRFFCEAFRKHRENQILTPLEAIARDWIIQHPEYDDELIDVERALEADYSVEQGQTNPFLHLSMHLSISEQISIDQPPGIRKAFQALAQRKGSEHEAQHEIMECLGEVIWNSQRSGLPPDSAAYIESIRRR, via the coding sequence ATGTTCAACCCAAGCCAGCACGATGTGCGCCGCTTCTTTTGTGAAGCGTTCCGCAAACATCGCGAAAATCAAATCCTGACCCCGCTCGAAGCCATCGCCCGCGACTGGATCATCCAACATCCCGAGTACGACGACGAACTGATCGATGTCGAGCGTGCGCTGGAAGCCGACTATTCAGTCGAGCAAGGCCAGACCAACCCCTTCCTGCATTTGTCGATGCATCTGTCGATCAGCGAGCAGATTTCCATCGATCAGCCGCCGGGCATCCGCAAAGCTTTCCAGGCCTTGGCACAGCGCAAGGGGTCCGAACACGAAGCACAGCACGAAATCATGGAATGCCTGGGCGAAGTCATCTGGAACTCCCAGCGCAGCGGCTTACCGCCTGACAGCGCCGCCTATATCGAAAGCATCCGGCGCCGTTAA
- a CDS encoding cytochrome c, whose product MKKIMTSAVFAASFVVSLSAMAAGNAESGKLLTEKYNCASCHGKDFNSPIDPSYPKLAGQHQDYLQHALVAYRRGNDGMNGRTNAIMSGQAKALTDKDIQDIAAYLHSLPGSLVLEK is encoded by the coding sequence ATGAAAAAGATCATGACTTCGGCGGTTTTCGCCGCTTCTTTCGTTGTTTCCTTGAGCGCGATGGCTGCCGGTAATGCTGAATCCGGCAAGCTGCTGACTGAGAAGTACAACTGCGCGTCCTGCCACGGCAAGGATTTCAACTCGCCGATCGACCCGTCCTATCCGAAGCTGGCCGGCCAGCATCAGGACTATCTGCAACATGCGCTGGTAGCTTATCGCCGCGGCAACGACGGCATGAATGGCCGCACCAACGCCATCATGTCGGGCCAGGCCAAGGCGCTGACCGACAAGGATATCCAGGACATCGCAGCCTATCTGCATAGCCTGCCCGGTTCGCTGGTGCTGGAGAAGTAA
- a CDS encoding cytochrome c produces MKKLFVLLAFAGVASAASAVDLAGNTGKVNVSMCIGCHGIPGYKATFPEVYQVPMLGGQSAKYIENALKAYQKGERKHPSMQGIAASLSDKDIAELAAYYSQQK; encoded by the coding sequence ATGAAAAAACTATTCGTACTGCTCGCATTCGCGGGTGTTGCCAGCGCGGCCTCGGCCGTCGATCTTGCAGGCAACACCGGCAAGGTCAATGTGTCGATGTGCATCGGTTGCCACGGCATTCCAGGTTATAAAGCGACTTTCCCTGAGGTCTATCAGGTCCCCATGCTGGGCGGCCAATCCGCAAAATATATCGAAAACGCGCTGAAAGCCTATCAAAAAGGCGAGCGTAAGCATCCGTCCATGCAGGGTATTGCCGCCAGCTTGTCCGACAAGGATATCGCTGAGCTGGCTGCTTACTACTCACAGCAAAAATAA